A stretch of DNA from Streptomyces xanthii:
GTCCAACGTGGCGTCGGAGACCCGGAGTTGGTGGGCGGTGACGTGCTGCCGGGCGAGCAGGGTGAGGAGCGCGTCGACGGTCGCCTCGCCGCCGGTGAGGGTGACGCGGCCGTCCTTGTGGGCGACGGAGGCGAGGGCGGGCAGGGCCGCGAGTTCGCGCTCGTCGAGCGGGGCGGAGGGGGTGAAGGAGATGACGATGGCTCCGGCGGCCTGCCGGATCAGTCCGTCGGGGGTGTCGAGCGCGGCGACCCGCCCCTGGTCGATGACCGCGATGCGGTCGCAGAGGCGCTGTGCCTCCTCCATGAAGTGGGTGACGAGCAGGACGGTCACGCCGCTGTCGCGGACCTCCTCGATGAGCTGCCAGGTGTCGCGGCGCGAGCGCGGGTCGAGCCCGGTGGTGAGTTCGTCGAGGACGACGACGCGGGGGTTGCCGACGAGGGCGAGCGCGATGAACAGGCGCTGTTTCTGGCCGCCGCTCAGCCGGGCGAAGCGGGTGCCGAGCTTGTCGGTGAGCCGCAGCCGCTCGGCCAGCGGGCGCCAGTCCAGGGGGTCGGGGTAGAAGGAGGCGTACAGCTCCAGGGCCTCGCGCACGGTGAGCTTCGGCTGGATCTCGCTCTCCTGGAGCTGGGCGCCGAGGATGCGGGTGACCTGCTCGTGGTCGCGTACGGGGTCGAGGCCCGCGACCCGGACGGTGCCGGCGTCGGGGGTGCGCAGGCCCTCCACGCACTCGACGGTGGTGGTCTTGCCGGCGCCGTTCGGGCCGAGGACGCCGAAGATCTCCCCCTCCTGGACACCGAACGAGACACCGTCGACGACGGCCCGCCCGGCGTACGTCTTGCGCAGCCCCGCGACCTCGATGAGTGGTGCACTGGTGATCGTCATGGCTTCAGCGTCCCGCGCGGGGGCCGGGCGCGGTATCGGCCGACGCGCTCGAGCGCGTATCAGCCGATCGGTTGATACGGGTACGACTCCGGGGCGCGGACCGGCCCGGGGGGCCGGAAAACCCGGTGAAAGATGTCAGTGGCGATCCGTAGTCTCACTCCTGATGGCCACTTCACTTGCACCCACCACGGATCCTGGACCGGCGACCGGAGGCGAACGGCGGTCGGCCGTGCGGGCGTTGCTGCGCCTGTGGCCGTACGTGCGGCCCGTGCGGGCGCGCTGGACGGGGGCGGCGGTGGTGGCCGTCGTCGCCTCCTGTCTGGGGCTCGTGTTCCCGCTGGTGCTGAAGTGGATCGTGGACGGTCCGGTGGCCGACCGGGATCCGGGCGGGGTGTGGCTCGGGGCGGGGGTGCTGCTCGCGCTGGGTCTCGCGGAGGCGCTGCTGTTCGGGCTGCGGCGCTGGCTGGTGGCGCGGCCGCTGGCCGGGGTCGAGGCGGCGATGCGGGCCGATCTGTACCGGCATCTGCAGCGGCTTCCGGTGGCGTTCCACGACCGGTGGGCCTCGGGTCAGTTGCTGTCGCGCGCGACGACGGACCTGATGGTCGTGCGGATGTTCCTGGCCTTCC
This window harbors:
- a CDS encoding ABC transporter ATP-binding protein; amino-acid sequence: MTITSAPLIEVAGLRKTYAGRAVVDGVSFGVQEGEIFGVLGPNGAGKTTTVECVEGLRTPDAGTVRVAGLDPVRDHEQVTRILGAQLQESEIQPKLTVREALELYASFYPDPLDWRPLAERLRLTDKLGTRFARLSGGQKQRLFIALALVGNPRVVVLDELTTGLDPRSRRDTWQLIEEVRDSGVTVLLVTHFMEEAQRLCDRIAVIDQGRVAALDTPDGLIRQAAGAIVISFTPSAPLDERELAALPALASVAHKDGRVTLTGGEATVDALLTLLARQHVTAHQLRVSDATLDDAFLDLTGAGQS